Proteins encoded within one genomic window of Glycine soja cultivar W05 chromosome 1, ASM419377v2, whole genome shotgun sequence:
- the LOC114411302 gene encoding beta-1,3-galactosyltransferase GALT1-like — protein sequence MKKLYGGVLIASLFTLFMLMILRYGVMKNPIGEGYLTIPVLINGTNPLLWINPTVPDAIKKHPDGHSQVISSDILVSSLFTGSNFSKEEQQALQTWNQLNHLIDNVQGLPNAAEAIKEAASVWNSLISSIEEQKQGHGNDSSRAKEKQCPHFLNNMNSTELGNSSYKLQLPCGLTQGSSITIIGIPNGLLGNFRIDLTGEPLPGEPDPPIVLHYNVRLHGDKITEDPVIVQNSWTQAHDWGEEDRCPSPTPEKFDKVDDLEQCNKIVGKNISQRHPAGMHSHTSRQSSTMDEQSVNRKYFPFKQGYPFVATLRVGSEGIQMTVDGKHITSFAFRETLEPWLVSEIKISGDLKLISILASGLPTSEDSEHIIDLESLKSSPISAQTPLDLFIGVFSTANNFKRRMAVRRTWMQYNAVRSNTTAVRFFVGLHKSTVVNEELWREARTYGDVQLMPFVDYYSLITWKSLAICIFGTQVSAKFVMKTDDDAFVRVDEVLDSLHRINADHGLLYGLINLDSRPHRNTDSKWYISPEEWSEGTYPPWAHGPGYVVSHDIARTVSKKFRENHLKMFKLEDVAMGIWIADMKKEGLEVRYENEVRVYPEGCKDGYVVAHYQGPREMLCLWQKLQVDKRAKCCGDSRK from the exons ATGAAGAAGTTGTATGGAGGAGTTCTGATTGCCTCACTGTTTACGTTGTTTATGCTTATGATCCTGCGATACGGGGTCATGAAAAATCCTATTGGTGAAGGTTATCTGACTATACCTGTCCTCATTAATGGTACTAATCCTCTATTATGGATAAATCCCACAGTACCGGATGCTATTAAAAAACATCCAGATGGTCATTCTCAAGTTATTTCTTCTGATATTTTAGTATCTAGCCTCTTTACTGGGAGCAACTTTTCCAAAGAAGAGCAACAAGCTCTGCAGACATGGAACCAATTGAACCACTTAATTGATAATGTTCAGGGTTTACCCAATGCAGCAGAAGCTATCAAGGAGGCTGCCAGTGTGTGGAATAGCCTTATTTCCTCAATTGAAGAGCAAAAGCAAGGTCATGGAAATGATAGTTCAAGAGCTAAAGAGAAGCAGTGTCCCCATTTTCTTAATAACATGAATTCCACTGAACTTGGTAATAGTAGTTATAAACTGCAATTACCTTGCGGCCTGACACAAGGTTCTTCCATCACCATAATTGGCATTCCAAATGGCCTGCTAGGTAATTTTCGGATTGACTTGACTGGAGAACCACTTCCTGGGGAGCCTGATCCTCCAATTGTTTTGCACTATAATGTTCGGCTTCATGGGGATAAAATCACTGAGGATCCAGTAATTGTCCAAAACTCCTGGACTCAAGCTCATGATTGGGGTGAAGAGGATCGTTGTCCATCCCCTACTCCTGAAAAGTTTGACAAAG TTGATGATTTGGAGCAGTGCAATAAGATTGTAGGGAAGAACATTAGCCAACGTCACCCAGCTGGCATGCATTCCCACACTTCAAGACAATCTTCAACAATGGACGAACAATCAGTAAATAGGAAATACTTTCCTTTTAAGCAAGGTTACCCATTTGTGGCAACTCTTAGAGTGGGATCTGAAGGAATCCAGATGACAGTTGATGGGAAGCACATAACCTCGTTTGCTTTCCGTGAA ACTTTGGAGCCATGGCTAGTCAGTGAAATAAAAATCTCAGGGGACCTCAAATTAATATCTATTCTTGCCAGTGGTTTGCCCACATCAGAGGATTCAGAGCATATTATTGACCTAGAATCATtgaaatcaagtcctatatctGCACAGACCCCATTGGATCTCTTCATTGGTGTTTTCTCTACTGCTAACAATTTCAAGCGTCGGATGGCTGTTAGAAGAACCTGGATGCAGTACAATGCAGTTCGATCAAATACAACAGCTGTGCGCTTCTTTGTTGGTTTG CATAAAAGCACTGTAGTTAATGAAGAGTTGTGGAGAGAAGCACGGACTTATGGAGACGTGCAGCTGATGCCATTTGTTGACTACTACAGCCTCATCACCTGGAAATCTTTAGCTATCTGCATTTTTGGG ACACAAGTTTCTGCAAAGTTTGTCATGAAGACAGATGATGATGCATTTGTCCGGGTAGATGAAGTTCTAGACTCTTTGCACAGAATCAATGCGGATCATGGGTTACTATATGGACTCATCAATTTGGATTCCAGACCTCATCGAAATACAGATAGCAAATGGTACATCAGCCCAGAG GAATGGAGCGAAGGAACTTATCCTCCTTGGGCACATGGTCCCGGCTATGTGGTCTCACATGATATCGCTAGGACGGTGTCCAAGAAATTCAGAGAGAACCATTTGAAG ATGTTTAAACTAGAAGACGTTGCAATGGGAATCTGGATCGCTGACATGAAGAAGGAAGGTCTAGAAGTTCGCTATGAGAATGAGGTCAGAGTGTACCCTGAAGGTTGTAAGGATGGTTATGTGGTTGCCCATTACCAAGGCCCTAGGGAGATGCTCTGTTTGTGGCAGAAGCTTCAGGTAGATAAACGTGCAAAATGCTGTGGTGATAGTAGGAAATGA
- the LOC114411318 gene encoding uncharacterized protein LOC114411318 isoform X3 gives MHNMAQVNVPMLLQFKNSALFGIQPNSFVCFQTQSKSITKKPLVIEARARANTRKESAKIRNRRMQKKEAAHRVGEALVKACVDLNISEISSYDHNGLHSSYGFLPR, from the exons ATGCACAATATGGCTCAAGTGAATGTTCCAATGCTACTACAGTTTAAGAATTCTGCTCTCTTTGGAATCCAACCAAACTCGTTTGTTTGCTTTCAGACACAAAGTAAAA GTATAACTAAGAAACCATTAGTGATTGAAGCCAGAGCCAGAGCAAATACTAGAAAAGAAAGTGCAAAAATTCGGAACAGAAGGATGCAGAAAAAG GAAGCTGCTCATCGTGTCGGAGAGGCACTTGTCAAAGCTTGTGTTGATCTCAACATAAGTGAAATATCATCCTATGATCACAATGGCCTCCATTCAAGCTATGGATTCTTACCAAGATAA
- the LOC114411318 gene encoding uncharacterized protein LOC114411318 isoform X2, whose product MHNMAQVNVPMLLQFKNSALFGIQPNSFVCFQTQSKSITKKPLVIEARARANTRKESAKIRNRRMQKKMTKIKKCLLYGSTLQKSFRQDPPCSTLEAAHRVGEALVKACVDLNISEISSYDHNGLHSSYGFLPR is encoded by the exons ATGCACAATATGGCTCAAGTGAATGTTCCAATGCTACTACAGTTTAAGAATTCTGCTCTCTTTGGAATCCAACCAAACTCGTTTGTTTGCTTTCAGACACAAAGTAAAA GTATAACTAAGAAACCATTAGTGATTGAAGCCAGAGCCAGAGCAAATACTAGAAAAGAAAGTGCAAAAATTCGGAACAGAAGGATGCAGAAAAAG atgacaaaaataaaaaagtgtttgCTCTATGGAAGCACTCTGCAGAAATCGTTTCGACAAGATCCTCCTTGTAGCACTCTT GAAGCTGCTCATCGTGTCGGAGAGGCACTTGTCAAAGCTTGTGTTGATCTCAACATAAGTGAAATATCATCCTATGATCACAATGGCCTCCATTCAAGCTATGGATTCTTACCAAGATAA
- the LOC114411318 gene encoding uncharacterized protein LOC114411318 isoform X1, whose product MHNMAQVNVPMLLQFKNSALFGIQPNSFVCFQTQSKSITKKPLVIEARARANTRKESAKIRNRRMQKKMTKIKKCLLYGSTLQKSFRQDPPCSTLLTNQHETWNASFSISFVFWGLIRLLLSIFFVFLFCHNMILGSCSSCRRGTCQSLC is encoded by the exons ATGCACAATATGGCTCAAGTGAATGTTCCAATGCTACTACAGTTTAAGAATTCTGCTCTCTTTGGAATCCAACCAAACTCGTTTGTTTGCTTTCAGACACAAAGTAAAA GTATAACTAAGAAACCATTAGTGATTGAAGCCAGAGCCAGAGCAAATACTAGAAAAGAAAGTGCAAAAATTCGGAACAGAAGGATGCAGAAAAAG atgacaaaaataaaaaagtgtttgCTCTATGGAAGCACTCTGCAGAAATCGTTTCGACAAGATCCTCCTTGTAGCACTCTTCTTACAAACCAACACGAGACATGGAATGCATCCTTTTcaatttcctttgttttttggGGTCTCATTAGGCTTttgctttctattttttttgtttttctgttttgtcaTAACATGATTTTAGGAAGCTGCTCATCGTGTCGGAGAGGCACTTGTCAAAGCTTGTGTTGA
- the LOC114411342 gene encoding E3 ubiquitin-protein ligase MPSR1-like yields the protein MASETEVLNIISSVFERFERNMSLFLPFIFGFSDATSGRDSDDPDHETAHTEGSLRQRIILVNPLTQGMVVIDGGLSLEALFRELANGKGGRPPASKESIEALPSVEIGEDNEDLECVVCLEEFGVGGVAKEMPCKHRFHVNCIEKWLGMHGSCPVCRYEMPVKEIDWGKKREEEVGERSGGGGEVWVSFPFNRSSRRGQDLDQAQAVAGDSNDDDSSSTHGGAAEES from the coding sequence ATGGCTTCAGAGACAGAGGTGTTAAATATTATTTCCTCTGTTTTCGAACGCTTCGAGAGAAACATGTCTCTGTTTCTGCCCTTCATCTTCGGCTTCTCTGACGCCACCTCAGGACGAGATAGCGACGACCCAGATCACGAAACTGCTCACACAGAAGGTTCACTGCGTCAAAGAATAATCTTGGTGAACCCCTTGACTCAGGGCATGGTGGTGATCGACGGCGGTTTGAGCCTCGAAGCTCTGTTTCGCGAACTCGCCAACGGGAAAGGTGGTCGACCACCGGCTTCTAAGGAGTCCATTGAGGCCTTGCCAAGTGTGGAAATTGGAGAAGATAATGAGGATTTGGAGTGTGTAGTTTGTTTGGAGGAGTTTGGGGTTGGTGGGGTGGCAAAGGAGATGCCTTGTAAGCATAGGTTTCATGTCAATTGCATTGAGAAGTGGTTGGGGATGCATGGGTCTTGTCCTGTGTGTAGGTATGAGATGCCTGTGAAGGAGATTGATTGGGGGAAGAAGAGGGAAGAGGAAGTGGGAGAGagaagtggtggtggtggtgaagtTTGGGTtagttttccttttaatagGAGTAGTAGGAGAGGCCAAGATCTTGATCAAGCTCAAGCTGTTGCTGGTGATTCAAATGATGATGATTCTTCATCAACTCATGGAGGTGCTGCTGAGGAGAGTTAG
- the LOC114411335 gene encoding (R)-mandelonitrile lyase-like produces MLFLYYSQVNALADCNMELPQINQVHKLLLTAFVFFFLACLGLSFPLEPPGNNRQWHMTSDVKEVAGKSYDYIIVGGGTCGCPLAATLSEKFSVLLIERGGSPYGNPLVIDRRYYGFPLIKTDKYMSVAQSFTSEDGIGNVRGRVLGGSSAINGGFYSRASEEFVCKAGWDKELVKEAYEWVESKVVFPPFYLSPWQSVAEFSILEAGVLPYNGFSLEHIKGTKISGSVFDEFGKRHTSADLLNAGNPKNLTVLLNATVKSIIFHHSSYRNETRAKGIRFIQSNGTLDETYEAYINKAKNSSSRGDVILAAGALGSPQLMMLSGIGPKEQLRRFNISIVREMKGVGQGMQDNPCIAVLVDSKPQNRLPDPPQIAGITDDFKIIVEASIFPLSSNSSRVNVAAKIAMPTSKGVLELNNTDPRLNPSVRFNYLASEDDMEECVKMTKLLERIARSKSISFFLGESKQEKLTSTDVDLRNFCKKNVRTIYHYHGGCTVGSVVDEQNKVYGIKGLRILDGSTFSESPGTNPMATILMLGRYQGLQILRERKADSGLNAKEQTK; encoded by the exons ATGCTCTTCCTCTACTACTCACAAGTCAATGCATTAGCTGATTGCAATATGGAACTCCCACAAATTAACCAAGTTCATAAGCTTCTTCTCACGGcatttgtgtttttctttcttgcatGTTTGGGTTTGTCTTTCCCTTTAGAGCCTCCAG GCAATAATAGGCAATGGCACATGACTTCAGATGTTAAGGAAGTAGCAGGCAAGTCTTATGACTATATTATAGTGGGGGGAGGCACATGTGGTTGTCCATTAGCTGCTACACTATCAGAGAAATTCTCTGTGCTACTCATAGAAAGAGGTGGTTCACCATATGGGAATCCCTTGGTGATAGATAGGAGGTACTATGGTTTTCCATTGATTAAGACTGACAAATACATGTCAGTGGCACAAAGTTTCACTTCAGAGGATGGAATTGGCAATGTGAGAGGAAGAGTTCTTGGAGGATCATCAGCTATAAATGGAGGGTTTTATAGTAGAGCAAGTGAGGAATTTGTATGCAAAGCTGGTTGGGACAAGGAGCTAGTCAAAGAAGCTTATGAATGGGTGGAATCAAAGGTTGTCTTTCCTCCTTTTTATCTTTCACCATGGCAATCTGTTGCTGAATTCAGCATTCTTGAAGCAGGAGTTTTACCATACAATGGCTTCAGCTTGGAACATATCAAGGGAACCAAGATTTCTGGAAGTGTGTTTGATGAATTTGGAAAGAGGCACACCTCAGCTGACCTTCTGAATGCAGGGAACCCAAAGAACCTCACAGTCCTTCTAAATGCCACAGTCAAGAGTATCATCTTTCATCACAGTA GTTACAGGAATGAAACTAGAGCTAAGGGTATAAGGTTCATCCAGAGTAATGGCACCTTGGATGAAACCTATGAAGCATACATAAACAAAGCCAAGAATTCAAGTTCAAGGGGTGATGTCATTTTGGCAGCAGGTGCATTAGGTAGTCCCCAACTTATGATGCTAAGTGGCATAGGGCCAAAAGAACAGCTGAGAAGGTTCAACATATCAATAGTACGTGAAATGAAAGGGGTTGGGCAAGGAATGCAAGACAACCCTTGCATAGCAGTTTTGGTGGATTCTAAGCCACAGAATAGGCTCCCTGATCCACCCCAAATTGCTGGCATAACAGATGACTTCAAAATCATAGTTGAAGCATCAATATTTCCCCTAAGTTCCAACTCATCAAGGGTTAATGTTGCCGCCAAGATAGCAATGCCTACTTCCAAAGGGGTGCTTGAACTGAACAACACAGACCCCAGGCTGAACCCTTCTGTGAGGTTCAACTATCTAGCAAGTGAAGATGACATGGAAGAATGCGTCAAGATGACAAAACTACTTGAGAGAATTGCAAGGTCAAAATCTATTTCATTTTTCCTAGGCGAGTCAAAGCAAGAAAAACTGACATCAACTGACGTTGATCTAAGAAACTTCTGCAAGAAAAATGTGAGAACAATCTATCACTATCATGGGGGTTGCACGGTTGGATCAGTGGTTGATGAGCAAAACAAGGTTTATGGAATAAAGGGATTGAGAATATTGGATGGCTCAACTTTTTCAGAGTCACCAGGCACAAACCCAATGGCCACCATTCTGATGCTAGGAAGGTACCAAGGACTCCAGATTCTAAGGGAAAGGAAAGCAGATTCTGGCTTAAATGCCAAAGAGCAGACAAAATGA